CTCTTCAGAATTCACAAGCAGGAAACCTCTGCAGCGCATACTTCCCTCGTACAAGATGCTCGTGAGAGCAAATAGGATCCTTGAATTTGTCACATCTGAGAAGCTGGTCTCCGACCATACAAAGCTTCTAAAAGCATTGCAAAAGGCAGAAGTAGCCGAAGGCTCAACAACAAAGCTGGACAAAGTTTCCCTCGAGCGGCTGCTTTACAAGCTGTGTAAGGGTGGGTATTTGAAGTCGTTCCGGATCGTCATGAGGCTGGAAGACAGGGTTAAGGAGCTGAAGCTCATTAGCCTCCCAACAATCACTATGGAAGATGACATTGTCAAGATGACCGTAGAACAAGCAAAGTTCAAGTATTTTTCCACCCCGAGGGAACCCAAGAAGccggagagcagcagcagcagtagcaacccCGTGACTGAAAGTGATTGCTCGAAAATGGTCTACGACCCATCTATGGGACGCTACTATGGATCACAGCCTAAGTTCCGCAAGATGCACCTCTGCTACGTCTTCATGCACTACCTGCTGTACACTTACGACGGTGTTCCACAGAAGCCGTCAACTGATGACCCTTCAGCTCCCGTGCGGTACCAGAAGGAGATCAGTTGGAAGATGTTCATTCCTCCTTTGTCCAAGAGTCCGAGCACTCCTGAGGGATGGGTCTTATTTGGGGACCTGCTGCTCTCCCTTCCGCTCTCTCTCTTTGTCAAGATTGCAAGCTCAATCAGGCACAAGATTGAAGGACTTGAAGAATACTTGAACGACAAAGTCAGATCCCACTACCTTATTAGGAACTTGCCTGCGAAGCTGAGGAACGCACTACTGTTTGCCAGGAGGTACATCTACTCAATCCACGAGACGGTGAAGAGGTTGTCGTTTGTGGGGATGCTCACTTTCGGGCCACAGCGGTTGAAGGAGAAAGACCAGGTTTTCCTGTACCTCCACCGGAACTTGCGTATCAAGGACACAACCGCCTCTCGTCCTGGCTACCACCAAATTTCAACAGACATTGACTATCCAATGAGGCATTATTTTCTCGAGACGGAGCAAGACGTCAACCAGTTCTGGCTGGAAGTGGAAAACATTTGTTTGTGTACTCCACTCGGAACAGCACAGTCTCTGCAAGGGCAAGTTATTGAGCTGCAGAATCTGTACAAGAAGCCAGCCATGATCGAAGCTTGTAGGAACAGAGAGTTTGGAGAAGAGCAAGATGATGCCCTTGTGCCTGGAGATCAACTTGGTGCAGCTGGCTTTGATTCAGCACTGTTTGCGCATCTCAAAAGAAACTGGGTCCATCCGTCTCTGGTTCCTGGAAAGCCACGCATGTCTGTCGCACAAAGTGAGAAGGGAACCCCGAAAAATGCAAAGCCTCTTCAGAAGATTCTTGGCTATTTGGACAGAGCTTCCAAGGGCACCGGAATTGGGGTTCTGCCAAAGCAGAGCCGAAGAGCACACACAATTTCTCGCATGTCTGTGTACTACCCAAGAGACCCAAACAGTGCACCACTGGCTGTGCCTGTTGTGAAAGGGGCTGACAAAGCAGCGCGGCAGCAGCAAGCCAAGAATAAGAGCACACCTCACAAAGATTGTGAGAGCGTCATGAGAGTCATCAAGCCTAGAAAACGTTCTGGAGTTCGCAGGCCATACTACGACGACAAGGACAAGGCTGCGTTGAAGGAGATGAAGACCATGCGGGTTTCGTGGACGTCTCAAGAAGACATAGTGCTTCTTATGTGCAAAGTTTGCTCTTGGTTCTTGGACCGGCATTTAGACAAGATGGTGGTGCCATTCACTGTTATCAGAGACATCCTAAATGAGCGCTTTCCTTCTCTGAGCAAAGACAAGACCTCCCGAGCGTGCCAGAGGCGGCTTCGGTTCATGCTACTCAATCCAGCCACAAAGGCAAATGCCTCAGTCTTCCTGTGTGAAGCACTGCAAGACCAGAAGCTTGTAGAAATGTTCCACGGGCCCAAACCAGTAAAATCGGATGAAAAGCAGTGGGAATCGATGTTTAGAACTGTCCTGGATCACTTGATGACAAAGTTCAGCAAGAGTTCAGAAGAGCGGCATCAAGCCATCACCCTTCCTGACACCCTGGAGGAGCTGAAGAACCGCTATGACATCATTGTAAGTGGTCGGGTGGATCCAGAGACCTGGTCCTATTCAGAGCCTCACAACATAGTCGACATCCACTTTATCTCTGTGGCAATGGTTATTCTGGCATCGCTTGCAGCCGATGACGGCAAGACTAGCTGGGCACTGATACTGTACAAAATTTACGAGCAGTACCCTGACAAGCTTGTTCGTTCTGTGACCGCTCGACTGAGACACAATGGCGTCATCTCCAGAAAGCTCCCCAGTGCAAAGAAGCTGTTCATTTCTCTCAACCTGCCTATGCTGCCATTTTGGTTGTCCCAAAAGTTTAAGTTTGAAATGACACGACGCTTCTCTCCAGTGCATGTGACAGCAATGGGAAAGCTTCTGCTAGAGCTTTTGGCCAAGCGCCGGAATGGTGAGGCATGTATATTCGAAAACAGCATGGAGCCGGCATATGCTCCACTGCTGATCACCCTGCAACTCATGAACAAGCTCACGTTCAACATGGAAGTGCCGCAGGCGATTGTCGATTTTGACAGCAGCATCGCTAACAGTGCGCTGCCGCGAAAAGTGTCTGCTGCCCATGCTGACAGCTCCCTTGGAGAAAAAGCCACACTTAGCGACAGGGCGAAGGTCCTCAACTTTGACACGGCAGGCTGCAACGCCAAGACGTCTCGCTCGTTCCTGTACATGTTAAGGCAGGACATGACAAAGGCGCTCCAGTACGACTACATGCGTCCGCAGGACTACGTTGTCATCAAGTCATGCAAAATTGATTACTCGCTCGTCGATGAGGACCTTGTTACAGGCTGGACTGTTGAAGAGCCCACGGACAAGTCATACTCTCTGAAGATCCGCCATCCACTGTATGACAGGATTGTCCACCAGCAGCGTACCTGTCACAGCGTAGACATCTGTGACGCTTCCTGGACAGCCGAAGAGCTTTCCAGCATGTACAGGCTGGAGGGGCGAACTCCCGAAGATGCTCAGGTTGGGGCTGAAATCTACTACTTTATTCTCAGGAGGGAACAGCTCGGAGCTCCCTACGCTGATCTGAGCACCACTTTTCATTCGGTCATGGACAGCGCCACTCTGGACTTCCACCTTAATTTCCTGGTCAGCAAAGAAATGATCCTGCAGGTTGGAGTGACCTGCATCCGCTACGTCGCAATCCAGCACTGCAAGCCTTGGGTCATCCGCTCTTTCAAGATCCCAAAAGATATGCGGGCCTACACCTCAGCCCTTGGTGAACAGGAGCACGTGCTGAGGGCCAAGGCGAGGAAGGTGGAAGCACAAGACGTACCTGATGTAGGAGGTGGCTCATCTGCAGCCGACAGTGAAGCAGAGAAGACTGCCCAAGTCAGGGAGGATGCCGCTGGCCATACTGCAGAAAATGAGCCAAGCTCTTCATGCCCTGGGCCCTCAACATCTCGCGCCGAAAGTGCGGACAAACAGGATGCCAGTGCTTCTAGTGTTGGCATGGACATTGCAAGCAGAGCTGGTGGGAGAGCTCCCATCACACGGAGGACAAGAGACAGCAACAGCTGTTGCTTGAAACGCACTTACTACGAGGCAATGACCAAAAATATCAACATTGAAAGCTTTGAGAAGATCATGTACATACCGAGGTTATGGCGTAAGCCTGATGGAACACTGAACCGCCCGGTTTTCTTGCAGTTCTTGTCAACGGTTTTGACTTATGTCTTGGACCATCCTGGGGTGACTGAGGACCACTTCCGGAATGGCTTCTCTCGCCAGATTGAGCCATGCGTGCAGACACTG
This region of Amblyomma americanum isolate KBUSLIRL-KWMA chromosome 5, ASM5285725v1, whole genome shotgun sequence genomic DNA includes:
- the LOC144133072 gene encoding general transcription factor 3C polypeptide 1, which encodes MAAENDFYSSCIDEIALEGLDGITLQALWVRLQRRPNFSLSLDDNSKAFIWRNLIPEPRLRFYILEEPRMDLVIYDRYQYVDASTGYVVEPAELPPDTYPIKMVNKNGMRGSCATFDTREDVSDNIRQRCPKLDEVVSTWGNRLVIVADQLTRERAIIGPCNSSKDMDMTDIKYCILERIGRARHLGQTTQGKQDLRVFNMTHASMFIVRKQLVQRNLITKQDFVLKCENSGARSGFLLHLPRFFVEVKTKSQVLTRELCALLETKPNKREVSTKLFSELGLRPSVAKKLLTSSAYKYVSRYTMLYKDYYPDSPQNEWYTVNSQLRSVRVIQLAKPCEDDDAEDDTEANLADKSTGLFFHPKKYLYDRPRLDQAFMELYNSGTTGMTARELTAAMIATRLEIRNLLKGLITQKLVVPYKEDVGKQRVIRYFCPEFATKSDVHKRFAAEKKRMLEQPRAEAPAAKRQKKTATLASPANSADQGETAEPAATAEPVELKESVELKESVVLKGSVESGDKGDAKEAAVTEKSKKKKSKKAHDIATGSTPAALSPDESGVTSSLEQPTVTVETYSDCWFRKVNPSSPITFPSSSEFTSRKPLQRILPSYKMLVRANRILEFVTSEKLVSDHTKLLKALQKAEVAEGSTTKLDKVSLERLLYKLCKGGYLKSFRIVMRLEDRVKELKLISLPTITMEDDIVKMTVEQAKFKYFSTPREPKKPESSSSSSNPVTESDCSKMVYDPSMGRYYGSQPKFRKMHLCYVFMHYLLYTYDGVPQKPSTDDPSAPVRYQKEISWKMFIPPLSKSPSTPEGWVLFGDLLLSLPLSLFVKIASSIRHKIEGLEEYLNDKVRSHYLIRNLPAKLRNALLFARRYIYSIHETVKRLSFVGMLTFGPQRLKEKDQVFLYLHRNLRIKDTTASRPGYHQISTDIDYPMRHYFLETEQDVNQFWLEVENICLCTPLGTAQSLQGQVIELQNLYKKPAMIEACRNREFGEEQDDALVPGDQLGAAGFDSALFAHLKRNWVHPSLVPGKPRMSVAQSEKGTPKNAKPLQKILGYLDRASKGTGIGVLPKQSRRAHTISRMSVYYPRDPNSAPLAVPVVKGADKAARQQQAKNKSTPHKDCESVMRVIKPRKRSGVRRPYYDDKDKAALKEMKTMRVSWTSQEDIVLLMCKVCSWFLDRHLDKMVVPFTVIRDILNERFPSLSKDKTSRACQRRLRFMLLNPATKANASVFLCEALQDQKLVEMFHGPKPVKSDEKQWESMFRTVLDHLMTKFSKSSEERHQAITLPDTLEELKNRYDIIVSGRVDPETWSYSEPHNIVDIHFISVAMVILASLAADDGKTSWALILYKIYEQYPDKLVRSVTARLRHNGVISRKLPSAKKLFISLNLPMLPFWLSQKFKFEMTRRFSPVHVTAMGKLLLELLAKRRNGEACIFENSMEPAYAPLLITLQLMNKLTFNMEVPQAIVDFDSSIANSALPRKVSAAHADSSLGEKATLSDRAKVLNFDTAGCNAKTSRSFLYMLRQDMTKALQYDYMRPQDYVVIKSCKIDYSLVDEDLVTGWTVEEPTDKSYSLKIRHPLYDRIVHQQRTCHSVDICDASWTAEELSSMYRLEGRTPEDAQVGAEIYYFILRREQLGAPYADLSTTFHSVMDSATLDFHLNFLVSKEMILQVGVTCIRYVAIQHCKPWVIRSFKIPKDMRAYTSALGEQEHVLRAKARKVEAQDVPDVGGGSSAADSEAEKTAQVREDAAGHTAENEPSSSCPGPSTSRAESADKQDASASSVGMDIASRAGGRAPITRRTRDSNSCCLKRTYYEAMTKNINIESFEKIMYIPRLWRKPDGTLNRPVFLQFLSTVLTYVLDHPGVTEDHFRNGFSRQIEPCVQTLDILKILEQMGCIRRFFMRRDVTAKCSLFSKRPQLIISDEYRLGDVICFEGTVEALVNFAAFAAYFVK